One Microlunatus soli genomic window carries:
- a CDS encoding zinc-dependent metalloprotease has protein sequence MSTAMVDWNVAVKTARKLVKPGPEISMEGALSAVSELRDAAQRAESYVQDVTGLTVPSATAPVLVVDRPGWIQANADAFRVVMEPLAVKANEKIAAGRGGAQMQAVGSRVSGAEVGALLSYLAPKILGQFDPFYPGAPGEPGGRLLLVAPNVVMVERELKLDTADFRLWVCLHEETHRVQFTAVPWLREYLNEQVNEIVEGTDLDPGALLDMIKNAVGQVGDAVRNGRDLSIVDLVQTPAQRATVERITAVMSLLEGHADVVMDSVGPDVVPSVETIRKRFNVRRQSQGLDRIVRKLLGLDAKMRQYRDGAKFCNHVIDAVGMDGFNRVWIGPKTLPTPAEIADPQLWVDRVHHDTQQS, from the coding sequence ATGAGCACTGCCATGGTCGACTGGAATGTCGCAGTGAAGACCGCCCGCAAGCTGGTCAAGCCCGGTCCGGAGATCTCCATGGAGGGCGCCCTGTCGGCGGTCTCGGAGTTGCGCGATGCCGCCCAACGGGCCGAGTCCTACGTCCAGGACGTCACCGGTCTGACCGTGCCGAGTGCCACTGCTCCGGTGCTGGTGGTCGATCGGCCGGGCTGGATCCAGGCCAATGCCGACGCCTTCCGGGTCGTGATGGAACCCCTTGCTGTGAAGGCGAACGAGAAGATCGCCGCCGGTCGCGGCGGTGCCCAGATGCAGGCCGTCGGCTCCCGGGTCAGTGGCGCCGAGGTCGGTGCGCTGCTCAGCTATCTGGCACCCAAGATCCTCGGCCAGTTCGATCCCTTCTATCCCGGTGCGCCGGGGGAACCGGGTGGTCGGCTGTTGCTGGTCGCGCCCAATGTGGTGATGGTCGAACGCGAGCTCAAGCTGGACACCGCCGACTTCCGGCTCTGGGTGTGCCTGCACGAGGAGACCCATCGCGTCCAGTTCACCGCCGTACCGTGGTTGCGGGAATACCTCAACGAGCAGGTCAACGAGATCGTCGAGGGCACCGACCTCGATCCGGGTGCGCTGCTGGACATGATCAAGAACGCCGTCGGCCAGGTCGGCGACGCCGTCCGCAATGGCCGCGACCTCTCCATCGTCGATCTGGTGCAGACCCCGGCGCAGCGCGCGACCGTCGAACGGATCACCGCGGTGATGAGCCTGCTGGAGGGCCACGCCGATGTCGTGATGGACAGCGTCGGTCCCGACGTGGTGCCGTCGGTGGAGACCATCCGGAAGCGGTTCAACGTCCGCCGCCAGTCCCAGGGACTGGATCGGATCGTCCGCAAGCTGCTCGGGCTGGACGCCAAGATGCGGCAGTACAGGGACGGCGCCAAATTCTGCAACCACGTCATCGACGCCGTCGGCATGGACGGCTTCAACCGCGTCTGGATCGGGCCGAAGACCCTGCCCACGCCGGCCGAGATCGCCGACCCGCAACTCTGGGTCGACCGCGTCCACCACGACACCCAGCAGTCCTGA